The following coding sequences are from one Bombus terrestris chromosome 14, iyBomTerr1.2, whole genome shotgun sequence window:
- the LOC100648225 gene encoding protein tamozhennic, translating into MANDLIIRGKDRLQEISMKLEQSHLVYLQTDDSPLKLQQRHKLEGFIKENLCLVPNENKYVFQETADILHRSAATLQDFSGYRAATAWSAISLYAANLLAQPWRREYRTLKTYSGYYKHEVEANLIGAELMFEQMGYKHTGLGVLTLEGPIDPDKVSCVSRDAIVAFVECQILKQIWESVSQNYSISWLEVLEFRENHVGTPEQAIRALNYRFLEKMHQTRTKAENYRDYHYPQTTCVDAVSPSIPYHIMPPSYNTSMPACHSEYRYIEDTNSIPGTYKYFQPVDHNFGNRCSAYGCLPHGNKYMSGVNPYYTTMPGYTRVPTGRLIEVDMPVSVANYDKLHNRKISHRISDLEEVDFYRRQSSDGNHYDYGKIDRKSARSVGERNNYDSWDFVYRNLESLGYSKDLGNREDILHKRECESRLSKQKSFKQNDNDEKHSIHRSEKRRSGRTDVNDIDSSMTNGRHHHHDTLPFKKKSSSFDLMDSNRYHDASSESQSSPHSNEKRHGSQTLPIQRSHRSADQIVKIADTLKNLELSHSEKRNETEDKAVNWNCATCTYLNSSSKEICEMCGKSRHKGNEDKPLASGGKECPRCTLVNEKNVSVCDACGISLKDSPTYI; encoded by the exons ATGGCAAATGACTTAATAATAAGAGGCAAGGATAGATTGCAAGAAATTAGCATGAAATTAGAGCAAAGCCATTTGGTTTATCTACAAACAGACGACAGTCCTTTAAAATTACAACAGCGTCATAAACTTGaag gTTTTATTAAAGAGAATCTTTGTCTTGTtccaaatgaaaataaatatgtatttcaagAAACCGCAGATATATTACACAGATCAGCAGCCACATTGCAAGATTTTAGTGGATATAGAGCCGCAACTGCCTGGAGTGCTATTTCTTTATATGCTGCCAATCTTTTGGCTCAACCTTGGAGAAGAGAATATAGAACATTAAAg ACTTATAGTGGATATTATAAGCATGAAGTAGAAGCAAATTTAATAGGAGCAGAATTAATGTTTGAACAAATGGGATACAAACATACAGGGTTAGGAGTGCTTACTTTGGAGGGTCCTATTGACCCTGATAAAGTATCTTGTGTAAGCAGAGATGCAATAGTTGCTTTTGTTGAATGTCAg ATCTTGAAGCAAATATGGGAGAGTGTTTCACAGAATTATAGTATCTCATGGTTAGAAGTATTAGAATTTCGGGAAAATCACGTTGGTACACCAGAACAAGCAATCAGAGCATTGAACTATCGTTTTCTTGAGAAAATGCATCAAACTCGAACAAAAGCGGAAAATTATAGGGATTATCATTATCCGCAAACCACATGTGTGGATGCGGTATCACCGTCGATTCCTTATCACATTATGCCTCCCAGTTATAATACATCAATGCCTGCTTGTCATTCAGAATACAGGTATATCGAAGATACGAATTCGATACCTGGAActtacaaatattttcaacCAGTAGATCACAATTTTGGAAATCGATGTAGTGCCTATGGATGTTTACCACATGGTAATAAATATATGAGTGGAGTCAATCCGTATTATACTACAATGCCAGGATATACAAGAGTACCAACGGGTAGACTAATTGAGGTTGATATGCCGGTTTCGGTTGCAAATTATGATAAATTACATAATCGAAAGATATCTCATAGAATATCAGATTTGGAGGAAGTAGATTTTTATAGAAGACAATCTAGCGATGGAAATCATTACGATTACGGAAAAATCGATAGAAAATCTGCAAGATCGGTCGGTGAAAGGAACAATTATGATTCTTGGGACTTTGTGTATAGAAATTTAGAAAGTTTAGGCTATTCTAAAGATCTTGGTAATCGAGAAGATATTTTACACAAACGGGAATGCGAGTCCCGATTGAGTAAACAAAAATCTTTTAAACAAAATGATAACGATGAGAAACATAGTATACATCGGTCTGAAAAAAGGAGGAGTGGAAGAACCGATGTGAATGACATCGATTCGTCTATGACAAATGGCCGACATCATCATCACGATACATTACCCTTCAAAAAGAAGTCTTCTTCCTTCGATTTAATGGACTCGAATAGATATCACGATGCATCTTCAGAAAGTCAATCATCTCCTCATAGTAATGAAAAAAGACATGGTAGTCAGACGCTTCCAATTCAACGTTCACATCGATCGGCGGATCAAATTGTAAAAATCGCGGATACATTGAAGAACTTAGAACTTTCTCACtcggaaaaaagaaatgaaacagaAGATAAAGCTGTAAATTGGAATTGTGCTACTTGCACCTATCTTAATTCTTCATCGAAAGAAATTTGTGAGATGTGTGGAAAGTCTAGGCACAAAGGAAACGAGGATAAACCATTAGCAAGTGGTGGAAAAGAATGTCCACGATGTACATTAGTAAACGAGAAAAATGTCTCGGTCTGTGATGCTTGTGGTATCAGTTTAAAAGATTCACCTacttatatttag
- the LOC100645891 gene encoding activating signal cointegrator 1 isoform X2 codes for MENWINENLSEILDFPVPKEMAEFLMKIENERDLDDYLQSFLDYTNGKHRQFISDFKKRQASSKDQAKYKKENDMNNGKKKQNEKKKGKVKGKETKENKQVQETIKVDKVERKKTKFVNIYSQDGKEREILLKGRYKCNCEAKRHALISNCLNCGRIVCAQEGAGPCFFCEELVCSQKELTILSSNTKQADQLYNKLMNQKTNKNLEESIKQRDRLLEYDRDGIQYTKVIDDECDYYQSNNTWLTEKQREKLQKLEEEMHERKHMSHLKRKIYATIDFTGREITEEKQTEDFEEFNEEHLQDISESFSEIENSNSCPNIEFTRPKYVESHELELRTSRMNISSNIRNIIQDKEYLEMSDSGLCLSMHQPYASLLVAGIKVHEGRTWYSSHRGRLWIAAASKIPSKEEISTVEQYYRVLKNDYRKLR; via the exons ATGGAGAACTGGATAAACGaaaatttatcagaaattttAGATTTCCCAGTACCAAAGGAGATGGCCGA ATTCctaatgaaaatagaaaacgaaaggGATTTGGATGATTACTTGCAATCTTTTTTAGATTATACTAATGGAAAGCACAGGCAATTTATTTCAGATTTCAAAAAACGACAAG CTTCAAGCAAAGATCAAGCcaaatataagaaagaaaatgatatgaataatggaaagaaaaagcaaaatgaaaaaaagaaaggaaaagtgaAAGGAAAAGAGACCAAAGAAAATAAACAG GTGCAAGAAACTATAAAGGTAGATAaagtggaaagaaagaaaactaaaTTTGTCAATATATATTCTCAAGAtggcaaagagagagaaattttattaaaag gtAGATACAAATGTAATTGCGAAGCAAAAAGACATGCATTGATTAGTAACTGCCTCAATTGTGGTAGAATAGTCTGTGCTCAAGAAGGAGCTGGTCCTTGCTTTTTCTGCGAAGAACTTGTATGTTCTCAGAAAGAGCTAACTATTCTTTCTAGTAATACTAAACAAGCTGATCAGTTATACAATAAATTGATGAACCAAAAAACTAACAAAAATCTGGAAGAATCAATAAAGCAAAGAGACAGACTTCTCGAATATGATCGTGATGG CATACAATACACGAAAGTAATTGATGATGAATGTGACTATTATCAATCAAACAATACATGGTTAACAGAGAAGCAACGAGAAAAGTTACAGAAGTTAGAAGAAGAAATGCATGAAAGGAAGCATATGtctcatttaaaaagaaaaatctatgCAACTATTGATTTCACAGGAAGAGAAATAACTGAAGAGAAACAAACTGAGGATTTTGAAGAATTCAATGAAGAACATTTGCAAGATATATCTGAATCATTCAGtgaaatagaaaatagtaaTAGTTGCCCAAATATAGAATTTACTCGCCCCAAg TATGTGGAATCACATGAATTGGAACTACGAACATCAAGAATGAACATTTCTTCTAACATACGAAATATTATTCAAGACAAAGAGTATTTAGAAATGTCTGATTCTGGCTTATGTTTGAGCATGCACCAACCTTATGCATCTTTATTAGTGGCTGGAATAAAAGT TCATGAAGGTCGTACATGGTACTCATCACATAGAGGAAGATTATGGATTGCTGCAGCATCTAAAATACCATCTAAGGAGGAAATTTCAACTGTAGAACAATATTACCGTGTTTTAAAAAATG ATTATCGCAAATTACGTTGA
- the LOC100645891 gene encoding activating signal cointegrator 1 isoform X1 has product MENWINENLSEILDFPVPKEMAEFLMKIENERDLDDYLQSFLDYTNGKHRQFISDFKKRQASSKDQAKYKKENDMNNGKKKQNEKKKGKVKGKETKENKQVQETIKVDKVERKKTKFVNIYSQDGKEREILLKGRYKCNCEAKRHALISNCLNCGRIVCAQEGAGPCFFCEELVCSQKELTILSSNTKQADQLYNKLMNQKTNKNLEESIKQRDRLLEYDRDGIQYTKVIDDECDYYQSNNTWLTEKQREKLQKLEEEMHERKHMSHLKRKIYATIDFTGREITEEKQTEDFEEFNEEHLQDISESFSEIENSNSCPNIEFTRPKYVESHELELRTSRMNISSNIRNIIQDKEYLEMSDSGLCLSMHQPYASLLVAGIKVHEGRTWYSSHRGRLWIAAASKIPSKEEISTVEQYYRVLKNEKIMFPEVYSTGCLLGCVTVTNVLPQEEYRKLYPDGESDSPYVFICENFVALPIKFPIQGKHKIYKLDQKIHHAALKMLDKCTKNIR; this is encoded by the exons ATGGAGAACTGGATAAACGaaaatttatcagaaattttAGATTTCCCAGTACCAAAGGAGATGGCCGA ATTCctaatgaaaatagaaaacgaaaggGATTTGGATGATTACTTGCAATCTTTTTTAGATTATACTAATGGAAAGCACAGGCAATTTATTTCAGATTTCAAAAAACGACAAG CTTCAAGCAAAGATCAAGCcaaatataagaaagaaaatgatatgaataatggaaagaaaaagcaaaatgaaaaaaagaaaggaaaagtgaAAGGAAAAGAGACCAAAGAAAATAAACAG GTGCAAGAAACTATAAAGGTAGATAaagtggaaagaaagaaaactaaaTTTGTCAATATATATTCTCAAGAtggcaaagagagagaaattttattaaaag gtAGATACAAATGTAATTGCGAAGCAAAAAGACATGCATTGATTAGTAACTGCCTCAATTGTGGTAGAATAGTCTGTGCTCAAGAAGGAGCTGGTCCTTGCTTTTTCTGCGAAGAACTTGTATGTTCTCAGAAAGAGCTAACTATTCTTTCTAGTAATACTAAACAAGCTGATCAGTTATACAATAAATTGATGAACCAAAAAACTAACAAAAATCTGGAAGAATCAATAAAGCAAAGAGACAGACTTCTCGAATATGATCGTGATGG CATACAATACACGAAAGTAATTGATGATGAATGTGACTATTATCAATCAAACAATACATGGTTAACAGAGAAGCAACGAGAAAAGTTACAGAAGTTAGAAGAAGAAATGCATGAAAGGAAGCATATGtctcatttaaaaagaaaaatctatgCAACTATTGATTTCACAGGAAGAGAAATAACTGAAGAGAAACAAACTGAGGATTTTGAAGAATTCAATGAAGAACATTTGCAAGATATATCTGAATCATTCAGtgaaatagaaaatagtaaTAGTTGCCCAAATATAGAATTTACTCGCCCCAAg TATGTGGAATCACATGAATTGGAACTACGAACATCAAGAATGAACATTTCTTCTAACATACGAAATATTATTCAAGACAAAGAGTATTTAGAAATGTCTGATTCTGGCTTATGTTTGAGCATGCACCAACCTTATGCATCTTTATTAGTGGCTGGAATAAAAGT TCATGAAGGTCGTACATGGTACTCATCACATAGAGGAAGATTATGGATTGCTGCAGCATCTAAAATACCATCTAAGGAGGAAATTTCAACTGTAGAACAATATTACCGTGTTTTAAAAAATG AAAAAATAATGTTTCCTGAAGTTTATTCAACTGGTTGTCTATTAGGATGTGTAACAGTTACTAATGTTTTACCACAAGAAGAATATAGGAAATTGTACCCAGATGGAGAAAGTGATAGTCCTTATGTTTTTATATGCGAAAATTTTGTTGCATTGCCAATTAAATTTCCGATACAAGGAAAACATAAAATTT ataAATTGGACCAGAAAATCCATCATGCTGCTTTAAAGATGCTAgataaatgtacaaaaaatatACGTTAA